In the Pongo abelii isolate AG06213 chromosome 9, NHGRI_mPonAbe1-v2.0_pri, whole genome shotgun sequence genome, ACACATTAGTACCCTTTATCATCATTTGGTTTATTAATAGCCCTCTCTGTGTCAGAAATAATTGAGGCAGCTTCTTACAAACCAACCACTACTAGAGAATACATTCTAAAGAGACTGTATAAATGGCAATGGGCTTATATTGAATTAACCACATTTATTCACACTTACTCTTTGTGAAAAGCCTGTTGATCTTTTGGGATGCACATTTTCGATTTGTTCAGATAAACATGTTCAAACCAGAAGTATTCGCTGCCCCCCAGCTCTAAGAATCTTGTTTGCTATTTTCAGGACTGGGTCATATAGATTATAGCATCTTCAAATAATGAGGCAAAAGACCGAGAAAATGTATTGTCTAAAGCacaagggacttttttttttttttttttttacccattcttTCCCAACATCTGCCATAACTGCATCCATCTCTGACACTGAGTGATCCCTTAGGCAGagtcatttctgtgtttttttgtgtgtgtatatatacacacacacacatactgatGTTCTAAGTATCAAACGCCTTTCCTTGAGCAAATCTGATGATGGAATTGTCTTCTCTGGTGATTCACAGTTCAGTTTGTGagacaaaaaaaggcaaatatggTCCAGAAATGGAAGGATTAAGATATATGAAGACCTACTCTTTGCCCAATGACCTCTGGGCACATAAATCTAAAAAagtactcctgtaatcccagcactttgggaggccgaggtgggcagatcacatgaggtcaggagttcaagaccagcctggccaacatggtgaaaccctgtctctgctaaaaatagaaaaattagctgggggtggtggcaggtgcctataatgccagctacttgggagtctgaggcaggagaattgcttgaacctgggaggcagaggaggttgcagcgagccaagaccatgccactgcactccagcctaggtggcagagcaagactctgtctcaaaaataaaataaaaataaaaaagtaaactactggctgggtgcagtggctcacacctgtaatcccagcactttgggaggccgaggtgggtggatcacttgagatcaggagttccagaccagcctggccaacatgatgaaaccccgtctctactaaacataccaaaattagctgggtgtggtggtgcacacctgtaatatactcgggaggctgaggcatgagaatcacttgaaccagggaggtggaggttgcagtatgccgaggtcacaccactgcactccagcctaggtgacagagtgagactccatctcaaaaaatatataaaacaaaaagtaaataagtaaactaCTGGACCAGTACACTGACACCAGCTCTATGAAACCCTGATTAGAGAGCCTACAGAAGAATGCCAGgtaaagataaaattttagaCCAATCATCAAGTTACAGCAATAAGCAACAGCTCACACTCCTTGATGGGACACACCAGCCCACTTAAGTCTTGCTTAATTGGTCATCACAGTCTGCTCAACGTAGCATGAGCTTCTTGTTTCAGACTTGCCTTGAGTGTATCTTCACAATGTCAATATGTTGTATCTTTTCCTTCCAGAGAGAGATTCAGAAACTCTATGAAAACaagtcatttcttttcctgggctGTGGCTGGACTGTGGATGACACCACTTTCCAGGCCCTTTTCTTGGAGGCTGTCAAGCATAAATCTGACCTAGAACATTTCATGCTGGTCCGGAGAGGAGACGTAGATGAGTTCAAAAAGCTTCGAGAAAACATGCTGGACAAGGGGATTAAAGTCATCTCCTATGGAGATGACTATGCCGATCTTCCAGAGTATTTCAGGCGACTGACATGTGAGATCTCCACAAGGGGTAGACCAGGTAAGATGCATTTTGAAGCTGAGGGGAATCAGAGAACAACAGCTCTTCAGCCCTTTGTGTATTTGTGATGTCATGGGCAAAATAGTTGCCAAGATGAGGAATGTCATGACTGACCACATTGTAAAGGAGGCCGCAGTGTTCGGGTTAAAGTGCCACTTGGATTATGGGAAGACAGACAAAAAGGAATACTCGAGCAGTTCAATATAGACataggaagaatgaagaaaacagatgTTCAGCCTCACTAGTTATCAGTGAAATGCAGTTTGAATTTAGATTacaaaatagagaagaaagatcACTCAGTTTTGGCTAaggctgtgagaaaataaatttattcatggAGTATTTGTGGAAAGGTTAGTACATAAAGTTAGTACAACTTTTATGACCGTAAATTAGAGGATGTAACAAAAATTTTCAAATCTTTGACCTAGAAATCCCATCAAAACAATTTATCCTAGAAGAAGTTTCTCATAAGGAGATAATTGGATGATTGCACAATCACACAATTGTACAAAGATGCATGTGTGGGAATGTAATCGCCATTGAATGTGGTGGCAAGAAATTGGAAGGAACCTAAAATTAGTAGAGAGATTCTACAGATAtgccaatatttatttaattgatgAAATACAATGAAACCATAGAAGGGAAAATGTTTTCATTGccataaaaaaaaagttagagacATATgagtaaaggaagaaaaagcagatTGTAAATACCATGGTCAGCTATATTCATATagaattgtacttttttttttttttggtgcgtGTAGAAATATATCTGGAATGTTTACCAAATTAAATGGCCGTCTTTAGTAGGATTTAAAGTGTTGATTTTTTGGTTTCTGTATTGGCATTTTCTATGAtgattatgtattatatttacaaACAGAAAACTAACTTTTAGAAATGCTATTTGGAAACGGATAACGGTGGTATTCAAGTCAGAGGATGAGGTATCATTCACTTGATATTTTACCTCCACATTCTAACAATAAAGAGCAAAATGGTGATTAAAGATTCAGCTGATTAGTGGCTGCAGGCAAATTCCCAGTAACCGCacaaaacacaaacatttttGGTATCAGCTAAACTGAAGAATGCTTTTTCAAAACCTCACATTGCCAGGTTCCAGAGTATGGCTAGTGTGACTCATCCATCTAATTGCAAAAAAACTTTGCTGTTGTGCACAGAATATTTCCTGAAAACTTACGTTAAGTATTTTCATTGTCAACCTGAATGCATCTTAGGAGGGCAAAAGTACAGGTAATTtgtcctgtaatcccaacgctgtggaaggcccaggtgggaggatcagttgaggccaggagttcaagatgagtgtgagcaacatagtgagaccctgtctctgcaaaaaattagccaggtgtggtggcacacacctgtagtccagttgcttgggaggctaaggcaggaggatcacttgagcccaggtgttggagtctgcagtgagctatgattgcatcactgcctTACAGTCTGAGCAATAAAGCAAGAcgctgtttctaaaataaataacatacaggTAATTTAATAAACATAAAGCAGTTTTCCTAAATCAAATCATCCCCAGATTTCTTAACTGAATCAGATGGCTTCAAGTAGAATTCTCCTGTAATGAAAAATTACACAGCTTCTTCCATGGCTATGCTTTGATGGAACCAGACTTTTAAAAACCATCACCACATGAACAAGTCTCATTTGTGAAAACTATTTACTATTCTTTGTTGGAAATGAGTTTTTCTGGCATCCTGCAGTGTTCTAGACTCTTCTGCTGTTGTTTGCCCACACTTGAGACTTTGAGAAGGCTTTTCTGTTGCACATGTTGTTTTCATTAACAAGACATACATATCCAAGTTCTACATATTTCTTTTGATCTATATGCTGGGGAAAGATGCTAAAGTTGAAAACAGCAAAATCCATCTGCATAACTGTTTCTATTGCACTAAAtcttagcaaaaaataaatatgtctttAGACTGTTGCATTACATAACAAAGAAGCAGTAAGGTTCCTTAGTCCACTAAGATTGCTCTAAGGAACCTTAACTGCTATTGTGGAATGGCACAAATTCTTTTATTAGCTGTGTAGGCTTCCTACCAGAGTAGCTTTCCCCAAAGTTACCCATCATTAAGGTGTTCTGTATCTTTAAACAAAATCAAGGATTTTCAGTATGGCCAGAGTGCTTTATGGGAATGGTCAGCTGAGTTTGTCACGTGAAATGTAGTAGAGCAGTTTCAGGTTAAAACatcatttcattttgaaatgagGTAACCTTATCTTTCACCCTTGCATAATGTTTTGAGTCTCTGTAGATATAGACTAATAAGAGGTTACAGGTCTTttgctgttattttgttttttaacactGAGCGTTTGCTATGTGCCTGGCATCGTGCTGTATACTCACTTTTGCATAGTGGAAATTAATTGTCTTCAAAGGATTCTGTAGTATGTAGTTACGcatattttggaaaaatcaagcaatgggaaaaagaaaaataattcttataaTCCATTACCATACAAGCAGTCGTTttggtacttttctttttttttttttttctttttttgagatggagtctcgctctgacgccaggctggagtgcagtggcgcaatctcgactcactgcaacctccgcctcctgggttcaagtgattctcctgcctccgcctcctgggttcaagtgattctcctgcctcagcctcctgagtggctggaactacaggcgcccaccaccatgcccggctaattttttgtatttttagtagagatggggtttcaccatgttggccagggtggtcttggtcttctgacctcatgatccacccgccttggcctcccctaaagtgctgggattacaggcgtgagccaccatgcccgggcctatttatttatttatttatttgagacagtttctctctgtcacccaggctagagtgcagtggcgcaatctcggctcactgcaagctccacctcctgggttcacgccattctcctgtctcagcctcccgagtagctgggactaaaggcacccgccaccacgcccggctaattttttgtatttttagtagatacggcgtttcgctgtgttagccaggatgctctcaatctcctgacctcgtgatccacccacctcagcctcccaaagtgctgggattacaggcgtgagccactgtgccggctttatttttattttattattattactatttttgatacagggtcttgctttttcacccaggctgcagtgcaatggcacagtcatggctcaccacagccttgacctccccgggctcaggcgatcctcccacctcagcctcccgagtagctgagactaaaggcacataccacaatgcccagctaatttttgtattttttgtagagatggggtttcaccatgttgcccaggctattctcagtctcctaagctcaagcaatcctcccacctcagcctcccaaagttctgggattacaggtgtgagccacagcacctggccttggTACATTGCTGATGAAGTTTTCCCTGTGCATTTTTTCATAGTTGTAaacaaaatatagtttttttgtttggtcCTTTGAAAATTCAGTAGTGGATCGTACACTTTCCCACATCCCTATCTTTGTAACCACTATTTTAATTGACTTTTATATTCCAGTAGGGGTGTTACAGTTTACCTAATTATTCCTGTTAGGCAATGTCTGATCttttttttgccagttttttGTAAGTCATGTTGTGAAAATAACATCTGTATCTCTTCAGTTTTTCCAGTAATTTCCTTGATGAGTTCTCACTGTAATCAGGTCAAAGATCAGGAACAtttcagtaatttataaatattgctAAATTGTTTTCTACGAGGGTAATATCAATTTGTGTATTTGAGTACCATGCCTGTTTATACTGTAATTGACCATATTTCTAATTACTATTTTCTTCCATGTGTtcagttttttactttttctgaacTATTATCTATGCCAAGTGTTATCCAGTAGAATTTTCTGCAGTcataaaaatactgtataatctTCACTGTCCAGTATCATAGTTAGGAGCCACATGTGGCAGTTGCACcgttgaaatgtggctagtgtgactgaggaatggaatttttaatttgaaactaAGTAGCTGCATATGGCTAGTGCTACGGTATTTTATATTGTGGGAGTATTCTGCTACTTTTCACTCTTCTATTTGAAGTTGCTCACTCACATGCCATTTGCCCATCCCTGATGAGATTGAATTTTTACCTAAACTTGGCCCTCTAGACTGTTTAGGGGCAGCAGACACATGTTGCCtgtatgtaaaatgtaaaatgttttgtcTACAAGCAATCATAGTGCACTTTGGAAACTCACTGCTTCCCTGTTAGGTAATGCAAGTCTAAAGACTACTCCAGTTTATCCTCTCTGCCTCCTTATCTTCTCAATGATTGTTTCATTTCTAAATGCCCATTCCTTTTCAATCGTACCATATGTCCTCATCtccctttagttttctttttgctactAAGTTTTAGCTTTTCAGTCTAATGTCTGATGCTGATGTCCTCTATTTAGCAGGGATGGTGAGAGAAGGTCAGCTAAATGGCTCATCTGCAGCACACAGTGAAATAAGAGGTATACTGTTTCCTATTCTACTATTTATCACTCTGTAGCAGAAAGTCTTTCTAGGTCCTTGGTTAAGACTAGAGAATGTTACTTTGGACCTCACattgccaaattttaaaaaacactgtagAGAATGATTTTCCTCTCCTAACCCATTAAGGATTCTATCTTTTCCTATCAAGTCTATTACAATCTAGTGAAAtgatcagttaatttttttaaaaaaagtactgctgggtgtggtggctcaggcctgtaatcccagcactttgggaggccaaggcggggggattgcttgagcccaggagtttgagaccagcctagcaacatagcaagatgccgtttctacaaaaaaaaatttttttaaattgccaggtgtggtgctgtgcgcctatagtcctggctgctgcctgaggtgggaggattgcttgagcccagtgagctgattgtgccactgcatttgagcctgggtgacaaagaccttgtctctaaaaagtaaataaaattttaaataaattgcaaGATTCCTAGAATCTGCTGTCTTGCCTTCTGAAGGGTTAGGATTGACTTAAGTATCTGCAGCTTCTGATGCATAAACCTGTTTTGTGAAACttcattttgttctcttttctttctccttacaGGCTGTAGTACATGAGCGAGCTAGAGAAATCACCACTGTTTAGACCAAGCTGTAAGGCCCTACTACGGACAGTGTTTAACAAGTAAACTTACAAGAACTCAACACAACTCCCAGAAAGTAACAATAGCCAGAGGTTGAAGGGCAGGGTAGAAGAGGGGGGAATGTTCCAGCGTAATCCTTCATACCACCTGGTTCTTGATATTCTGCTGCCTGTTCAAGTTCAAGAATAAAAGTGACAGCAGGACCCAAATGCAGCTCCCAACCCACTCCCCAGGCTGGACATGCTTGTGTCCACACAGCACACCAATGTGATACCTCCACTGACTGGCTGCAGCTCTGCATGAAGGACTTGGGGTCTAGATGCCATGGAATCACTGTGGCTCTTGTTGCAGTTTTGTACTCTATACTTGGTTTTTCAATTAAGCTTAATGgcttttttaaaacatgacttGAAGCTCTAGTTTTCTAGATCTTTTACAGTGTACAGTATTTTACATAACTGAGCTGTATTAAAAGCTTGTTCATTTACTTGCCAGGACCCTGGCTCTACTTTTAGAGTCATTGTAGGAAACTCTAACTTGCATCAAGGTACTAGGTAAGCTTAATTTTAATAACCCAAAGTTTAAAGGTTCCGATCTTTCCCCTTGGGGTCGAGTGATCTCATTCTCAGGACAACCGTTTACTTACCTGATTCCTTGGAGCATTATCAACTTCTGCTCTGTTGTCCTGACCATACATATGCCCTAGAACTACAGTTAGTGTGTTGTGGAATTTTAGTTTTGAATCCTGTATAAAAGAACTCCAAGACCTAAAAGGtaatttatttatgaaatttattttcttatataaattaCTTATTTCTCTGGGCAGACAGCCTTCACCTTATTGCACTAATAGCACATCTGTTAATATCAAGCTACAGGACAAGTCTTAACAAGAGGTTTGTATTCTTCAATGTAGCACTTGTCTACCAGGCACTGTAGAGGGGAGTGATGAGGAAAAGCCAGGACTGCTTAGGAGGTgaaggatgggaggggagggggtcaACATATATCCTCCTGACAATTGGTTTCctcccaggaaggggaacatgcAGAGCTTACTTCTGGATTCTGGGAGTGGGAAgagttgggaggccaagaagccCAATGCAACGCTGCAGCTGAGCTCCCTTTATTTCTGAGGGAAGCAAGGACTCATCTTTTGCTCATTTGTAACAAATCACTCCAGCCTAGCTGATGCTTTGGGGTAAACAATGGAGTAGGAGTCATCATCAGAATTAGAATTAGCAGCAATTAACAGGCAATACACTGCCACAGTGAGGCGGGTGTCATCCAGGTCCCGGGGACCTGCAGGCTGTGTGTCCTAGGGAGAGGTGTCATTGAAGACCTGGTGCTGGCTCTGGAAGAGTCTCTTAACCTAATGCAGCTGGGACTCATTAGGCTCAGACGGCTCTTGACCACACTAATGATTAGCAAAGCTCTGGTGTTGGGTTCCAACCATTGGTCAAAGCTGTAATAAGACTGAGTCTGTAGGCAGAGTGAAGGGGGTGCCTGAGTAGGAAGGGGGAGGCCCGCTGGGAGAGGGTCTGGGGCAGTGATTGTAACATGATCAGGCCCTCCTTGCAGATGGCGGCTGTGCTGAACGGGGAGTGGGGTTGGAAGGAGCCACAAGCCCCCTCACTCTGCTTTTGTACTACACTGAAGACAAGTTGCTCACATACTCTAAAGCACATTCTTGATACAGGAAGAAGGGCTTGTGGGGAAAGCGGCGATTTGGTATTGGGCAAGAGCCACGTTAAGCCTTCATGAGGGCAGCCACCACAGCCTTGGCATTGAGGCTGCGTAGGTCACAGTAGGTCTGGCCGGTGCCTACAAAGACGATGGGTTTGCTTGTGATGTACGTCATAGAAATAGCAGCTCCCACCTAAGTGGAGAAAGAGGACAGCCCATCAACACGAGCCCACTTTTCACTCACCCTCTCAGGAACAGGAAGCGCTGGAGCCAAGGTTTCCTTGCAGCCTCAGTTCCTTTGTGCGGGATGCCCATTCCACCCTCCAGTCTCATGTTTACCTTGTCATCAATGGTATCAAATTTGGTTAGAACAATGCCATCAATGAGCCGAGGTGTCTGAGCCATAGAATGGTCAGCCAAGGCTCTGTTGAACTTGACCTGGAAAGAAAAAGCGATAGAAGTATAAGAACCATCTAAATTGACCAAAGCTTAAGTTGTAAAGGGAACTGGGCCCACGCTCTCACCAGCTGGTCCACGGCTTCATTGCCTACTAAGGCTTCTCCTACAAACAGCACCAAGTCAGGTGTATTGACAGTAATGAGTTTGGCCAGGGCAGTCATCAGAGGGGCATTGTCTTGCATGCGGCCTGCCGTGTCCACCAGCACCACATCAAAGCCTTGGTTACGTGCTAGAGAAAGAAAGTAGTCAACTCTGAACACCTGGACTACCACTCATGCTCATTCCCAGCTTCCTCTCAAAAAGTCCTAGTTTGGCTACCTGTTCACTGTCTTGGGCTCTGGATTTGGTTCCAAGGTAATGTGAGAAAAACTTGATTATATGCTTGGCCATCACCAAACATATTCAGGAAAAGGAGGACAACAGGATAAAGGTGACCAAATTCAGGTTTCTTTGGTTAAGGTATATTAGCTTTGCCTGCAACTACATCTATTACCCAAAAGCAAAGCATGGCAAGTAACTGATCTGACTTTTTACTGTAATTGAGAAACGAGTCTGTAGTAGCACAAGCCTGATCTTCTGCAAATTGCAAGAGAACCCAAGGAGGAAAAGGGACCCCAAATAAGCCCCCACACTCCCCGTGCACTGTACCAAAAGCAATGGCTTCCATGGCAATGCCAGCAGCATCCTTGCCATAGCCCTTTTCAAACAACTGCACCATGGTACGGCCACCATGCTTCTCTGGAGGGTGTAGGGCACTCAGACGCCGGGTGTGTGTACGCAGCTGCTCCACAGCCCCGGCACGAAATGTATCACAGGCAGCAATGAGGACACTGAAGCCATTCTCTAACAACCAGAAGGAAATCTGTGAAAAAGAAGTGACAAAAGTCACCTAaagtcaggattttgagacaCAAGAAGTACAGAAATATCAGCGACAGGCTGGGGAACTGCACTGACCTTGGCAAGATTGGTAGATTTCCCCACTCCATTAACGCCGCAGAAGGTGACAACATAAGGGCGCTGGCGACGCTGGGCATCCATGATGTCCCGGAGCATGTCTACACGACGCTGTGGCTGCAGAATCTGCACCAGGGACTCCTGTAGGGCTTGCTTTACTGTGGAAGTCACCgctgaaaggggaggtggaggaggctgcAGCTGTGAAACTCGGGGAATGCTCTCAAAAATGCCTAACACCTTTCTGAGCTAAGGGGACTAAGACAGTTAATTAGACTCTTGTCCCAGAAATCCAGAACAGACGCACATTACAAGGACTAACTCATTGAATCCTCTCAATAACCCTTAAAATCCAGGTTACAGAGGTTTAGAGATTAAGGaatttgcctaaagtcacataCCTAGTAAGAATTGAGGTCTATGCACTTAAGCTACACATAAGCACTTTCTCACTTAGGGGAGTACTTACTGCTGAACGTCCCCATCACCTTCCCTTCCAACTTGTTGGCAACAGATTCACAGAGCTGGACAGCAATGTCTGCAGCCACGTTCTTAGCTGAGGAGAGGGGGACAGGTATGTCAGTTCCATGTCAGCAATGACCAATCTTTATGGTACAGGTGAGAAACGCTAGGTGATTCTGCTCTCAACTACCCCTATCCCGCGAACATGAGTCAGCCCGGTCCTCAGACTTACCAATGAGATGATCACGCATCTTGTCCAGCACAGATTCCATGTCTTCACGACTCAAGCTCTTTGAACCCACAAGGCCCTTCAGCATACCAAACATGCCACCCAGTGTTCCCTTGGTCGCACTGCAGGGACAGGAGATTACAAATACACATAAACCCAGTAGGTAGGAGTTGTATCTTACCAGTTTTGCAGATGCATATGCCACCCCCCACCTGAAATTCCCCTACCTAGGTTTGGTGGAGTTTTGAGCAGCCCCTTCGTCATCGGAGCTGCTGCAGTCCAGATCCTGAAGCTGCCCCCCAGGCCCAGTCCCTCGAATCTGGAAGATATGGGGAAAGGAGATGGGGTCAGGAACATTAAGGTCTCTGAGGAAAAAGTCCACATTGCTCTATCTCTTTCATTTGGGGAAGCTCCAAGTATAACTTCCCCCTCATTCAAATCCAAGTATCATGTTCCCACACTCTACTTCCTCCCAATTTGTTATTAAATATAACCTTCACTTTGACCCGTTACCTCTTACCAAGTTGATGTCCTCAGACAAGGCAGCCTCAGGGGTTCCATTGGTGGTGGGAGTACTGTAATCCAACACTTCTTTGTTAGCACAGCCACCCAGTTCCCACACCCGGGGTGCTTTTTTGCC is a window encoding:
- the SRPRA gene encoding signal recognition particle receptor subunit alpha (The RefSeq protein has 3 substitutions compared to this genomic sequence), which codes for MLDFFTIFSKGGLVLWCFQGVSDSCTGPVNALIRSVLLQERGGNNSFTHEALTLKYKLDNQFELVFVVGFQKILTLTYVDKLIDDVHRLFRDKYRTEIQQQSALSLLNGTSDFQNDFLRLLREAEESSKIRAPTTMKKFEDSEKAKKPVRSMIETRGEKPKEKAKNSKKKGAKKEGSDGPLATSKPVPAEKSGLPVGPENGVELSKEELIRRKREEFIQKHGRGMEKSNKSTKSDAPKEKGKKAPRVWELGGCANKEVLDYSTPTTNGTPEAALSEDINLIRGTGPGGQLQDLDCSSSDDEGAAQNSTKPSATKGTLGGMFGMLKGLVGSKSLSREDMESVLDKMRDHLIAKNVAADIAVQLCESVANKLEGKVMGTFSTVTSTVKQALQESLVQILQPQRRVDMLRDIMDAQRRQRPYVVTFCGVNGVGKSTNLAKISFWLLENGFSVLIAACDTFRAGAVEQLRTHTRRLSALHPPEKQGGRTMVQLFEKGYGKDAAGIAMEAIAFARNQGFDVVLVDTAGRMQDNAPLMTALAKLITVNTPDLVLFVGEALVGNEAVDQLVKFNRALADHSMAQTPRLIDGIVLTKFDTIDDKVGAAISMTYVTSKPIVFVGTGQTYCDLRSLNAKAVVAALMKA